From the genome of Chroicocephalus ridibundus chromosome 1, bChrRid1.1, whole genome shotgun sequence, one region includes:
- the SENP7 gene encoding sentrin-specific protease 7 isoform X6, whose protein sequence is MEGRTSSSSRVSFRIPKKKTNTKSEDVQVQSPLSRLPGSHHWDYPLKEWNLSANNRKSSTKRKRQKDCDRHSSNDEESIGQPKVILTNVLRTKIGRKYIDSHVIIDADLSDADRLQSGQLPSSSVASLQTCQILSSPHESSFLSERSEHCLRKTDDDLCKLTKASKEPEKNVFTSRRQRLQKKENQNYDELEKRSRNMNSTTFSQKETGSFDSEKRKRRSSGHISDDCNAHIPEKSLLLSKEQRLSSTESPGRRTPCEDGQSHRSNTILLPDCILQPLEREYKDASNHNRLRPAHSCTEEPGSESPSRNLSEKQLSVTSEDMISPGVSALRKLKMDASQYLSKLRNRICRGNRQLVSVDPIVLSSDDEDVSSEPKCTELLQDKITDNKETDEQSDFCFSAKQLENKMESPTEQFLTEPIDDMCPVSLPSGSPPRKQMNPALDVEFDSLYIGKFKWLSTGPARFTTKYIMIPFQVALNKNIELTVDTLDLRRFGLWRSDGDCSSKAIIFLWLSVDYLEKIEAQLGKLVISKPSKSSEFVFLELSQPLTEWEEDRLTELMTDVSKKNRAPDLPEFLSLKQALPLFKDLSPEESSFLSSSKDLLKQRMPKENTSDAREPAVQESKPKVVRPSYALANKQNSGCYAISLSSALNEEWKEVRETGAVKNLIVYPPPPAKGGLGVTREDLACLEYGEFLNDVIIDFYLKYLLLEKAPKHLADRVHIFSSFFYKCLTRTEKNSEGDLKVSAAQRRHRRVRTWTRHINIFSKDYIFVPVNEESHWYMAVICFPWLEEPVYEECPPQDSLHHQPHLSPLWSESENTRTRSVLAFPGNCKDEEEMDANRSLFSKGGNEIADSASVLDSGISKISLSNSERQICKRPCILILDSLKAGSVQKTVQVLREYLEAEWEAKRKTYREFNKSTMIDLCPRVPKQDNSSDCGVYLLQYVESFFQNPIVNFEQPLHLDKWFPRQLIRSKREEIRDLILQLHFQQHSGSSS, encoded by the exons GCAACCCAAAGTTATCTTGACGAATGTCCTGAGGACGaaaattggaagaaaatacaTAGACAGCCACGTAATAATTGATGCAGATTTATCTGATGCTGACAGATTACAATCAGGTCAACTACCCTCATCATCTGTTGCCAGCCTACAGACATGTCAAATATTAAGTTCTCCTCATGAAAgttcttttctgtctgaaag GTCTGAGCATTGCCTGAGAAAGACAGATGATGATCTGTGTAAATTGACCAAGGCTTCTaaggaaccagaaaaaaatgttttcacttctAGAAGacagaggctgcagaagaaag AAAACCAGAACTATGATGAACTGGAAAAGAGGAGCAGAAACATGAACAGCACCACTTTTAGTCAGAAGGAAACGGGCTCTTTTGattctgagaaaaggaaaagaagatctAGTGGCCATATTTCTGATGATTGTAATGCACATATTCCAGAAAAATCACTTCTGCTGTCT AAAGAGCAAAGATTGAGTTCAACTGAGTCTCCTGGCCGCAGAACACCCTGTGAGGATGGACAAAGTCACAGATCTAATACAATTCTGTTGCCGGACTGTATTCTGCAGCCATTGGAGAGAGAATATAAAGACGCTTCCAACCACAACCGCTTGAGGCCTGCTCACAGCTGCACAGAGGAACCTGGGTCAGAGTCTCCTTCCAGAAATTTGTCAGAGAAACAGCTTTCTGTCACCAGTGAGGACATGATTTCACCAGGGGTTAGCGCCCTCAGGAAATTAAAGATGGACGCATCACAGTATCTGAGCAAGCTGCGGAACAGAATCTGCAGGGGTAATCGGCAACTTGTTTCAGTTGACCCAA ttgTCCTTTCCAGTGATGATGAAGATGTGTCTTCTGAGCCAAAatgcacagagctgctgcaggataAGATCACTGACAATAAAGAAACAGACGAACAGTCTGACTTCTGTTTCTCAGCAAAGCAATTAGAAAACAAGATGGAAAGTCCCACAGAGCAG ttTTTAACAGAACCAATTGATGATATGTGTCCTGTCAGCTTACCTTCTGGAAGCCCACCTAGAAAACAGATGAACCCAGCATTGGATGTTGAATTTGATAGTCTATACATTGGGAAATTTAAATGGTTATCAACAGGTCCTGCTAGG TTTACAACCAAGTATATTATGATCCCATTTCAAG TGGCTCTTAATAAGAATATTGAGCTGACAGTGGATACTCTGGATTTGAGAAGGTTTGGCTTGTGGAGAAGTGATGGTGACTGTTCTTCGAAAGCAATCATTTTCCTTTGGTTGTCTGTGGATTACCTAGAAAAGATTGAAGCCCAATTAGGAAAGTTAGTTATCAGCAAGCCAT CCAAATCCAGTGAATTTGTATTTCTTGAGCTGTCCCAACCGCTCACAGAATGGGAAGAAGACAGGCTGACTGAATTGATGACAGATGTGAGCAAGAAGAACAGAGCACCAGATCTCCCTGAGTTTTTGTCTTTGAAGCAAGCATTACCCTTGTTTAAGGACCTTTCTCCTGAAGAGAGCTCTTTTCTGAGTTCCAGTAAAGATCTACTAAAGCAACGTATGCCAAAAGAGAATACCTCAGATGCTCGTGAGCCTGCAGTTCAG GAATCAAAACCAAAAGTGGTCAGGCCCAGTTATGCCCTTGCAAACAAGCAGAATAGTGGTTGCTATGCTATCTCTCTGTCCTCGGCACTGAATGAAGAATGGAAAGAAGTAAGAGAAACCGGAGCAGTTAAGAA TTTAATTGTTTATCCACCCCCACCTGCAAAAGGAGGACTGGGAGTCACAAGAGAAGACCTGGCGTGCTTAGAATATGGAGAGTTTCTCAATGATGTCATCATTGATTTCTATCTTAA aTACCTGTTGTTGGAGAAGGCGCCAAAACATCTTGCTGACCGTGTACACATTTTTAGCAGTTTCTTCTATAAGTGCCTgaccaggacagaaaaaaattctgaggGGGATCTCAAAGTTTC agcagcacagagaagaCACAGAAGAGTAAGAACATGGACTCGTCATATAAACATCTTCAGTAAAGATTATATCTTTGTGCCTGTGAATGAGGA GTCCCATTGGTACATGGCAGTTATCTGTTTTCCATGGTTAGAAGAACCTGTGTATGAGGAGTGTCCCCCTCAGGATTCATTACATCACCAGCCTCATCTGTCTCCACTTTGGTCAGAGAGTGAGAACACTAGAACTCGTTCAGTGTTGGCCTTTCCTGGTAACTGCAAGGATGAAGAAGAAATGGATGCTAACAGAAGTTTATTCTCAAAAG GTGGCAATGAAATTGCTGATTCTGCTTCAGTCCTGGATTCAGGTATTTCTAAA atCTCCTTAAGTAATTCCGAAAGGCAGATTTGTAAAAG GCCTTGTATACTCATCTTAGATTCTTTGAAAGCTGGTTCTGTGCAGAAAACAGTTCAGGTTTTGAGAGA GTACCTTGAAGCAGAATGGGAAGCTAAACGAAAAACTTATCGAGAATTTAATAAATCAACAATGATTGACCTGTGTCCCAGAGTGCCTAAACAAGATAACAGCAGTGATTGTGGGGTCTATTTGCTGCAATACGTGGAAAGCTTCTTCCAG AATCCCATTGTTAACTTTGAACAGCCACTGCACCTGGACAAGTGGTTCCCTCGTCAGCTGATcagaagcaaaagagaagaaattcgAGACCTGATCTTGCAACTGCACTTTCAACAGCATAGTGGCAGCAGCAGCTAA
- the SENP7 gene encoding sentrin-specific protease 7 isoform X8, which yields MRSLLSAYAHWNLSANNRKSSTKRKRQKDCDRHSSNDEESIGSEHCLRKTDDDLCKLTKASKEPEKNVFTSRRQRLQKKENQNYDELEKRSRNMNSTTFSQKETGSFDSEKRKRRSSGHISDDCNAHIPEKSLLLSKEQRLSSTESPGRRTPCEDGQSHRSNTILLPDCILQPLEREYKDASNHNRLRPAHSCTEEPGSESPSRNLSEKQLSVTSEDMISPGVSALRKLKMDASQYLSKLRNRICRGNRQLVSVDPIVLSSDDEDVSSEPKCTELLQDKITDNKETDEQSDFCFSAKQLENKMESPTEQFLTEPIDDMCPVSLPSGSPPRKQMNPALDVEFDSLYIGKFKWLSTGPARFTTKYIMIPFQVALNKNIELTVDTLDLRRFGLWRSDGDCSSKAIIFLWLSVDYLEKIEAQLGKLVISKPSKSSEFVFLELSQPLTEWEEDRLTELMTDVSKKNRAPDLPEFLSLKQALPLFKDLSPEESSFLSSSKDLLKQRMPKENTSDAREPAVQESKPKVVRPSYALANKQNSGCYAISLSSALNEEWKEVRETGAVKNLIVYPPPPAKGGLGVTREDLACLEYGEFLNDVIIDFYLKYLLLEKAPKHLADRVHIFSSFFYKCLTRTEKNSEGDLKVSAAQRRHRRVRTWTRHINIFSKDYIFVPVNEESHWYMAVICFPWLEEPVYEECPPQDSLHHQPHLSPLWSESENTRTRSVLAFPGNCKDEEEMDANRSLFSKGGNEIADSASVLDSGISKISLSNSERQICKRPCILILDSLKAGSVQKTVQVLREYLEAEWEAKRKTYREFNKSTMIDLCPRVPKQDNSSDCGVYLLQYVESFFQNPIVNFEQPLHLDKWFPRQLIRSKREEIRDLILQLHFQQHSGSSS from the exons GTCTGAGCATTGCCTGAGAAAGACAGATGATGATCTGTGTAAATTGACCAAGGCTTCTaaggaaccagaaaaaaatgttttcacttctAGAAGacagaggctgcagaagaaag AAAACCAGAACTATGATGAACTGGAAAAGAGGAGCAGAAACATGAACAGCACCACTTTTAGTCAGAAGGAAACGGGCTCTTTTGattctgagaaaaggaaaagaagatctAGTGGCCATATTTCTGATGATTGTAATGCACATATTCCAGAAAAATCACTTCTGCTGTCT AAAGAGCAAAGATTGAGTTCAACTGAGTCTCCTGGCCGCAGAACACCCTGTGAGGATGGACAAAGTCACAGATCTAATACAATTCTGTTGCCGGACTGTATTCTGCAGCCATTGGAGAGAGAATATAAAGACGCTTCCAACCACAACCGCTTGAGGCCTGCTCACAGCTGCACAGAGGAACCTGGGTCAGAGTCTCCTTCCAGAAATTTGTCAGAGAAACAGCTTTCTGTCACCAGTGAGGACATGATTTCACCAGGGGTTAGCGCCCTCAGGAAATTAAAGATGGACGCATCACAGTATCTGAGCAAGCTGCGGAACAGAATCTGCAGGGGTAATCGGCAACTTGTTTCAGTTGACCCAA ttgTCCTTTCCAGTGATGATGAAGATGTGTCTTCTGAGCCAAAatgcacagagctgctgcaggataAGATCACTGACAATAAAGAAACAGACGAACAGTCTGACTTCTGTTTCTCAGCAAAGCAATTAGAAAACAAGATGGAAAGTCCCACAGAGCAG ttTTTAACAGAACCAATTGATGATATGTGTCCTGTCAGCTTACCTTCTGGAAGCCCACCTAGAAAACAGATGAACCCAGCATTGGATGTTGAATTTGATAGTCTATACATTGGGAAATTTAAATGGTTATCAACAGGTCCTGCTAGG TTTACAACCAAGTATATTATGATCCCATTTCAAG TGGCTCTTAATAAGAATATTGAGCTGACAGTGGATACTCTGGATTTGAGAAGGTTTGGCTTGTGGAGAAGTGATGGTGACTGTTCTTCGAAAGCAATCATTTTCCTTTGGTTGTCTGTGGATTACCTAGAAAAGATTGAAGCCCAATTAGGAAAGTTAGTTATCAGCAAGCCAT CCAAATCCAGTGAATTTGTATTTCTTGAGCTGTCCCAACCGCTCACAGAATGGGAAGAAGACAGGCTGACTGAATTGATGACAGATGTGAGCAAGAAGAACAGAGCACCAGATCTCCCTGAGTTTTTGTCTTTGAAGCAAGCATTACCCTTGTTTAAGGACCTTTCTCCTGAAGAGAGCTCTTTTCTGAGTTCCAGTAAAGATCTACTAAAGCAACGTATGCCAAAAGAGAATACCTCAGATGCTCGTGAGCCTGCAGTTCAG GAATCAAAACCAAAAGTGGTCAGGCCCAGTTATGCCCTTGCAAACAAGCAGAATAGTGGTTGCTATGCTATCTCTCTGTCCTCGGCACTGAATGAAGAATGGAAAGAAGTAAGAGAAACCGGAGCAGTTAAGAA TTTAATTGTTTATCCACCCCCACCTGCAAAAGGAGGACTGGGAGTCACAAGAGAAGACCTGGCGTGCTTAGAATATGGAGAGTTTCTCAATGATGTCATCATTGATTTCTATCTTAA aTACCTGTTGTTGGAGAAGGCGCCAAAACATCTTGCTGACCGTGTACACATTTTTAGCAGTTTCTTCTATAAGTGCCTgaccaggacagaaaaaaattctgaggGGGATCTCAAAGTTTC agcagcacagagaagaCACAGAAGAGTAAGAACATGGACTCGTCATATAAACATCTTCAGTAAAGATTATATCTTTGTGCCTGTGAATGAGGA GTCCCATTGGTACATGGCAGTTATCTGTTTTCCATGGTTAGAAGAACCTGTGTATGAGGAGTGTCCCCCTCAGGATTCATTACATCACCAGCCTCATCTGTCTCCACTTTGGTCAGAGAGTGAGAACACTAGAACTCGTTCAGTGTTGGCCTTTCCTGGTAACTGCAAGGATGAAGAAGAAATGGATGCTAACAGAAGTTTATTCTCAAAAG GTGGCAATGAAATTGCTGATTCTGCTTCAGTCCTGGATTCAGGTATTTCTAAA atCTCCTTAAGTAATTCCGAAAGGCAGATTTGTAAAAG GCCTTGTATACTCATCTTAGATTCTTTGAAAGCTGGTTCTGTGCAGAAAACAGTTCAGGTTTTGAGAGA GTACCTTGAAGCAGAATGGGAAGCTAAACGAAAAACTTATCGAGAATTTAATAAATCAACAATGATTGACCTGTGTCCCAGAGTGCCTAAACAAGATAACAGCAGTGATTGTGGGGTCTATTTGCTGCAATACGTGGAAAGCTTCTTCCAG AATCCCATTGTTAACTTTGAACAGCCACTGCACCTGGACAAGTGGTTCCCTCGTCAGCTGATcagaagcaaaagagaagaaattcgAGACCTGATCTTGCAACTGCACTTTCAACAGCATAGTGGCAGCAGCAGCTAA